The following are from one region of the Jatrophihabitans telluris genome:
- a CDS encoding DUF1326 domain-containing protein, giving the protein MSWHLRGSYVETCSCELMCPCNLSLDHGATYDFCRVTLAFNIREGDVDGTDIAGRKVVAIADTPKVMTEGNWRLGVYVDDGASDEQFDKLVQVFGGQLGGPMAALAPLVGQMLGVERASIEFADDGLRHSVRVGDVMDFEIEDIVPFGVETGRPVRFDGMFHPVGSDLTMAEARRSRINAFGVEYEAKTGLSTAEFAWSA; this is encoded by the coding sequence ATGTCGTGGCATTTGCGTGGTAGTTACGTAGAGACCTGTTCCTGCGAACTCATGTGTCCCTGCAATCTCTCACTGGATCACGGCGCGACCTATGACTTCTGCCGGGTCACGCTCGCGTTCAACATCCGCGAAGGTGACGTTGACGGCACCGACATCGCCGGCCGCAAAGTCGTCGCGATAGCGGACACTCCCAAGGTGATGACCGAGGGCAACTGGCGCCTGGGGGTCTACGTCGACGACGGGGCCAGCGATGAGCAGTTCGACAAGCTGGTGCAGGTTTTTGGCGGCCAGCTCGGTGGTCCGATGGCGGCACTGGCACCCTTGGTCGGCCAGATGCTCGGCGTCGAGCGGGCGAGCATCGAGTTCGCCGACGACGGGCTCCGGCACAGCGTCCGCGTCGGCGACGTCATGGACTTCGAGATCGAGGACATCGTGCCGTTCGGAGTCGAGACCGGTCGGCCGGTTCGCTTCGACGGGATGTTCCATCCGGTGGGATCCGACCTCACGATGGCCGAGGCGCGCCGCTCCCGCATCAACGCCTTCGGGGTCGAATACGAGGCCAAGACCGGGCTCTCGACAGCAGAGTTCGCCTGGTCGGCCTGA
- a CDS encoding helix-turn-helix transcriptional regulator — protein MTAVRSSRVISDNALRARSHRWALDLLGASASAPGREEFLRIVMPGLHDLLQCDEVGFADVSASDYRIVSTCGYPTPMSDVPQAARLWLARPRDHPWLDHLARHRDPHAARLTDLMPRVDFTRSLYYVEFYRPRRLRFADFATISTANHRLVGISLGRELRDFGPREHELFEQLRRPLGGIWRGLGDGDVTSQLAALAAWGTSHDVALTPAELRVVGLLLTGRSNRAIAAELHVSTKAVEQHLTRVYRRFHVDTRIQLALLLKDASSADERPGQASQ, from the coding sequence GTGACGGCCGTCCGTTCGTCGCGGGTGATTTCCGACAACGCCTTGCGGGCGCGAAGCCATCGCTGGGCGTTGGACCTTCTGGGCGCATCCGCGTCGGCGCCTGGCCGTGAGGAATTCCTCCGTATCGTGATGCCAGGCCTGCACGATCTGTTGCAGTGTGACGAGGTCGGCTTCGCTGACGTGTCTGCCAGCGATTACCGCATTGTGTCGACGTGTGGATATCCCACGCCGATGAGCGATGTTCCCCAGGCGGCGCGATTGTGGCTGGCTCGGCCGCGCGACCATCCGTGGTTGGATCACCTGGCGCGGCACCGCGATCCGCACGCCGCCCGGCTCACCGATCTGATGCCCCGGGTCGATTTCACCCGTTCTCTCTATTACGTCGAGTTCTACCGACCTCGCAGATTACGCTTCGCCGACTTTGCCACTATCTCAACGGCCAACCATCGGCTGGTGGGCATTTCCCTCGGACGAGAACTGCGCGACTTCGGTCCGCGGGAGCACGAGCTTTTCGAACAACTCCGCCGACCGCTGGGCGGCATCTGGCGGGGGCTCGGTGATGGCGATGTGACCAGCCAGCTCGCTGCGTTGGCGGCCTGGGGCACGTCGCACGACGTGGCACTCACCCCCGCCGAGCTGCGGGTCGTCGGCCTGCTGCTCACCGGGCGGTCCAATCGCGCGATCGCGGCGGAATTGCATGTCTCTACCAAGGCGGTGGAACAGCACCTCACACGCGTGTACCGCCGTTTCCATGTGGACACCAGGATCCAACTCGCCCTTCTGCTGAAAGACGCTTCCTCCGCCGACGAGAGACCTGGCCAGGCGTCCCAATGA
- a CDS encoding polymorphic toxin type 37 domain-containing protein: MRSVLFRRLAVVLLGVLVVGGLATRQATAGTALPRVGLASASQYAATAYGYDTAAHHSSATGDERDFGGTAIRTSARAVAASLGDSSLAAFDLVAADTADDAVSNLPKLGVKPNFTNPAESPGTGWEWRGTGDPGTSKGSWYSPNTGESLHPDLGHPGPIGPHYDWKAPDGTTYRVYPDGTVVPK; encoded by the coding sequence ATGCGGTCGGTCCTTTTCCGTCGTCTGGCGGTCGTGCTACTGGGCGTGCTGGTGGTGGGCGGACTCGCAACACGACAAGCTACGGCTGGGACTGCGCTACCGCGAGTCGGCCTGGCCTCCGCGAGTCAATACGCGGCAACGGCCTACGGCTACGACACCGCTGCTCACCACTCATCGGCGACAGGTGACGAGCGCGACTTCGGCGGGACCGCGATCCGCACATCCGCCCGGGCGGTGGCAGCCAGTTTGGGCGATTCTTCGCTTGCGGCGTTCGACCTTGTTGCCGCAGACACCGCAGACGATGCAGTGTCCAACCTGCCGAAGCTTGGAGTAAAGCCGAACTTCACGAATCCAGCAGAGTCTCCGGGCACAGGCTGGGAGTGGAGAGGAACGGGCGACCCCGGTACGTCCAAGGGGTCTTGGTACAGCCCGAACACCGGCGAGAGTCTGCACCCGGACCTCGGCCATCCTGGCCCGATCGGTCCGCACTACGACTGGAAGGCACCAGATGGCACCACCTATCGGGTCTATCCCGACGGCACGGTGGTCCCGAAGTGA
- a CDS encoding HNH endonuclease, whose protein sequence is METDSPQIDHAIPRARGGNATLDNAQTTCSWCNASKGARDFPVNPASGYRGAWPPEWWGLP, encoded by the coding sequence ATGGAGACGGATAGTCCGCAGATCGACCATGCGATTCCCAGGGCACGTGGTGGCAATGCCACGTTGGACAACGCCCAGACGACGTGCAGTTGGTGCAATGCCTCTAAGGGCGCCCGGGACTTCCCGGTCAATCCCGCTTCGGGCTATCGCGGGGCGTGGCCTCCAGAGTGGTGGGGTCTTCCATGA
- a CDS encoding DUF4265 domain-containing protein yields the protein MSTAREATHSQPVWRERSNFIIATSIDSGNTDVQTEQLWARKIDERHFELCCIPFFAYDLSLGDVVETDDGYMTRRVSTPSGRYVFRVWFGESFHPREEVAAELESLGALVEWSSTNLVAVDARDAAHAKELAAYLQAQEDAGRLMYETGKTA from the coding sequence ATGAGCACGGCCCGGGAAGCGACGCACAGTCAGCCGGTGTGGCGGGAGCGGTCGAACTTCATCATTGCGACGTCGATCGACTCGGGTAACACGGACGTCCAGACTGAGCAGCTGTGGGCGCGAAAAATCGACGAGCGGCACTTTGAGTTGTGCTGCATCCCGTTCTTCGCCTACGACCTGTCCTTAGGCGATGTCGTCGAGACTGATGACGGTTACATGACCCGCCGGGTCTCGACGCCTTCGGGTCGGTATGTGTTTCGGGTGTGGTTCGGCGAGTCGTTTCACCCGCGGGAAGAGGTGGCGGCAGAGCTTGAGTCGCTCGGCGCGCTTGTCGAGTGGTCGTCGACAAACCTGGTTGCCGTCGATGCTCGTGACGCCGCGCACGCGAAGGAGCTTGCTGCCTACCTCCAGGCGCAAGAGGATGCCGGTCGGTTGATGTATGAGACGGGCAAGACGGCCTGA
- a CDS encoding sigma-70 family RNA polymerase sigma factor — MNSDPERGDRALADFAATHGESLVRFGFQLTHDRASAQDLAQDAFIKVLTGTRRGSIAPRQLVPYVKKVMLHDYLKDAKRRRALPLNVASRAIPDRTDEIADRQAVWAALESLPPRQRAALVLRHYEDLPDREITSILRCRPATVRTLISRGSSTIREALRPMFVHPKAG; from the coding sequence GTGAACAGTGATCCAGAACGGGGCGACCGGGCGCTCGCCGACTTCGCCGCGACGCATGGTGAGAGCCTCGTGCGTTTCGGGTTTCAGCTGACACACGACCGAGCGTCAGCGCAAGATCTCGCCCAAGACGCCTTCATCAAGGTGCTGACTGGGACTCGTCGCGGGAGCATCGCTCCGCGACAGCTAGTCCCGTACGTAAAGAAGGTCATGCTGCACGACTACTTGAAAGATGCCAAACGCCGACGGGCTCTGCCATTGAATGTCGCCAGCCGCGCGATTCCTGATCGAACCGACGAGATTGCCGATCGACAAGCCGTGTGGGCCGCTCTGGAAAGCTTGCCGCCGCGACAACGCGCAGCATTGGTACTACGCCATTACGAAGATCTTCCGGACCGCGAAATCACCTCCATCCTTCGCTGCCGACCGGCGACCGTCCGCACCCTCATCTCTCGTGGTTCAAGCACTATCCGCGAGGCTCTACGTCCTATGTTTGTCCACCCGAAAGCAGGTTGA